A window of Campylobacter lari subsp. lari contains these coding sequences:
- a CDS encoding BspA family leucine-rich repeat surface protein, with amino-acid sequence MYRPKNKNELMNLVHNERISLKDIDVSLVDDFSYVFYYSKRLDFLGIERWDVSNAKDMSYMFYCCESFNADLSRWNVSKVENMASMFFNCKNFNQDLSKWNTQSLKDMSYMFFNCTKFNHSLLHWKTSNATRMAHCFENCHAYEHSVANWDVQNVITMAYLFHNCKNFHHELDEWNIQKDCNTQKMFGNRGIDKLYAVKGVELK; translated from the coding sequence ATGTATAGACCTAAAAACAAAAATGAGTTGATGAATTTGGTGCACAATGAAAGAATTTCTCTAAAAGATATTGATGTATCTTTGGTAGATGATTTTTCTTATGTGTTTTATTATTCTAAAAGACTAGATTTTTTAGGTATTGAACGTTGGGACGTATCAAATGCTAAAGATATGTCTTATATGTTTTATTGTTGCGAAAGTTTTAATGCAGATTTGTCGCGTTGGAATGTTTCTAAGGTTGAAAATATGGCAAGTATGTTTTTTAACTGCAAAAATTTCAATCAAGACTTATCAAAATGGAACACACAAAGTCTAAAAGATATGTCTTATATGTTTTTTAATTGTACTAAATTTAACCACTCTTTGTTGCATTGGAAGACTTCAAATGCTACTAGAATGGCGCATTGCTTTGAAAACTGCCATGCATATGAGCATAGCGTTGCAAATTGGGATGTACAAAATGTAATTACCATGGCCTATCTTTTCCATAATTGTAAAAATTTTCATCACGAGCTAGATGAATGGAATATTCAAAAAGATTGCAATACTCAAAAAATGTTTGGAAACCGTGGTATTGATAAACTTTATGCTGTAAAAGGCGTGGAGCTAAAATAA
- the dapF gene encoding diaminopimelate epimerase codes for MKFYKYCASGNDFVIFADSEKKDRSELAKILCNRYEGIGADGLIVIVPHDRYDFEWEFYNCDGSKASMCGNGSRAAAHFAHHHLKKSQYLNFLTGAGLIKSFVDDDIVEIKLSGIKDIKEAFEYKDRIWQGCNTGVPHIVTFVDDLSEFDINLCKEVRKKYNANVNFAKVEDDEFIRVRTYERGVEDETLACGTGMGACFYLAYLNQKVKDDILIKPKSNESLYFRLEEDQIFFRGKVKCCFEADYNFT; via the coding sequence ATGAAATTTTATAAGTACTGTGCTAGTGGGAATGATTTTGTAATATTTGCAGATAGTGAAAAAAAAGATCGTAGCGAATTAGCTAAAATTCTTTGTAATCGTTATGAAGGCATAGGTGCTGATGGGCTTATAGTGATAGTACCTCATGATAGATATGATTTTGAATGGGAATTTTATAATTGTGATGGGAGTAAGGCAAGTATGTGTGGCAATGGCTCAAGAGCGGCAGCGCACTTTGCTCATCATCATTTAAAAAAATCTCAATATTTAAATTTCTTAACCGGCGCAGGACTTATAAAATCTTTTGTTGATGATGATATAGTTGAAATCAAACTTAGTGGAATAAAGGATATTAAAGAAGCTTTTGAGTATAAAGATAGAATTTGGCAAGGATGTAATACGGGAGTTCCGCACATAGTAACCTTTGTTGATGATTTAAGTGAATTTGATATAAATTTATGTAAGGAAGTGCGTAAAAAATACAATGCAAATGTCAATTTTGCTAAAGTAGAAGATGATGAATTTATAAGAGTTAGAACTTATGAGCGCGGGGTGGAAGATGAGACTTTAGCTTGTGGTACAGGTATGGGAGCTTGTTTTTATCTTGCATATTTAAATCAAAAAGTAAAAGATGATATTTTGATAAAGCCAAAAAGTAACGAAAGTTTGTATTTTAGATTAGAAGAGGATCAAATATTTTTTAGAGGAAAGGTGAAGTGCTGTTTTGAAGCTGATTATAATTTTACTTAG
- the sodB gene encoding superoxide dismutase [Fe], which translates to MFELRKLPYEADAFGDFLSAETFAFHHGKHHQTYVNNLNNLIKDTEFAGKDLVYIIQNSNGGVFNNAAQVYNHDFYFDCIKPKTCCGCGCSLSDEFKAAVEKDFGSMENLKEEFIKGATGVFGSGWFWLVYNTQNQKLELVATSNAATPITEGKVPLLVVDVWEHAYYVDHRNARPAYLDKFYAHINWEFVAKAYEWAIKEGMNSVSFYANELHPVK; encoded by the coding sequence ATGTTTGAATTAAGAAAACTACCTTATGAAGCAGATGCTTTTGGAGACTTTTTAAGTGCAGAAACTTTTGCGTTTCATCATGGCAAACACCATCAAACTTATGTAAATAACCTAAACAATCTTATCAAAGATACTGAATTTGCAGGAAAAGATTTAGTTTATATTATTCAAAACTCAAATGGTGGGGTTTTTAACAACGCTGCTCAAGTTTATAATCATGACTTTTATTTTGATTGCATTAAACCAAAAACATGCTGTGGCTGTGGCTGTTCTTTAAGTGATGAGTTTAAAGCAGCAGTTGAAAAAGATTTTGGCTCTATGGAGAATTTAAAAGAAGAATTTATTAAAGGTGCTACAGGAGTATTTGGTTCTGGTTGGTTTTGGCTAGTTTATAATACTCAAAATCAAAAATTAGAACTAGTAGCTACAAGTAATGCTGCTACACCTATTACTGAAGGTAAGGTTCCGCTTTTAGTAGTTGATGTATGGGAGCATGCTTACTATGTAGATCACCGTAATGCGCGCCCTGCGTATTTAGACAAATTCTACGCGCACATTAACTGGGAATTCGTAGCAAAAGCTTATGAATGGGCTATCAAAGAAGGTATGAACTCAGTAAGTTTTTATGCAAACGAATTGCACCCTGTAAAATAA
- the dcuC gene encoding C4-dicarboxylate transporter DcuC, whose amino-acid sequence MEVFLSVVATLFCVFLVAYFILKKYNPIFTFFLSGIIILIIISLATGESVLKQSLGNPVFDVFGFVTQTFKTNLAGVGLIIMSVAGFAAYMKHINASAKLAFVANKPLGKIKNKYLVLSGTFVVGMALKIVISSYTGLLLLLLVSIYPVLIAIGIRPITAVSVLSLIALDYGPKDGNSINLADMVGIENVVAMFFEYQIYPVIAYVVVIALLIPFYYSYMDKKDLAKGVVDNIEHMEIKNPNCPLFYIFLPWLPIVFLFGAYFASLYGYKVKLDVVSANFLSISLVFILEYVRHKDAKKLADDLMVILKAMAEIFVSVVCIIIAASIFAEGIKALKGIEHLALAVSSMGASAVLLTIMVLSFIVYFASVIMGSGIAAFNAFGRLAPDIAQKLGINPISLALPLEIASCLGRAASPISGGILALAGFAKLDPIAIVKRSTPMLLVGMALNILIAWYFA is encoded by the coding sequence ATGGAGGTTTTTCTTTCTGTTGTGGCTACTTTATTTTGTGTATTTTTAGTAGCCTATTTTATTCTTAAAAAATACAATCCTATCTTTACTTTTTTTCTCTCAGGTATTATTATTTTAATCATCATTTCTTTAGCAACTGGTGAGTCTGTGTTAAAACAAAGCTTAGGAAATCCTGTTTTTGATGTCTTTGGCTTTGTAACTCAAACTTTTAAAACTAACTTAGCTGGTGTGGGGCTTATTATAATGTCTGTTGCAGGTTTTGCAGCTTATATGAAACACATTAATGCTTCAGCAAAATTAGCTTTTGTAGCAAATAAACCACTAGGCAAGATTAAAAATAAATATCTAGTTTTAAGTGGAACTTTTGTAGTGGGTATGGCTTTAAAAATAGTTATTTCAAGTTACACTGGATTGTTGCTTTTATTGCTTGTTTCGATTTATCCTGTTTTAATTGCCATAGGAATTCGTCCTATTACTGCTGTGTCGGTTTTATCATTAATCGCACTTGATTATGGTCCTAAAGATGGAAATTCTATAAATTTAGCAGATATGGTAGGCATTGAAAATGTTGTTGCTATGTTTTTTGAATACCAAATTTATCCTGTTATAGCTTATGTTGTTGTGATAGCTTTGCTTATTCCGTTTTATTATAGTTATATGGACAAAAAAGACTTAGCAAAAGGTGTTGTAGATAATATCGAACACATGGAAATAAAAAACCCAAATTGCCCTTTATTTTATATTTTCTTGCCTTGGCTTCCTATAGTGTTTTTATTTGGTGCTTATTTTGCAAGTTTATATGGGTATAAAGTGAAGTTAGATGTGGTGAGTGCTAATTTTTTAAGTATAAGTTTGGTTTTTATTTTAGAGTATGTTAGACATAAAGATGCAAAAAAACTTGCAGATGATTTAATGGTGATACTAAAAGCTATGGCAGAAATTTTTGTAAGTGTTGTTTGTATTATCATTGCAGCTTCTATTTTTGCAGAAGGCATTAAAGCGTTAAAAGGTATAGAACATTTAGCCTTAGCAGTATCTTCTATGGGGGCTTCTGCTGTGTTGCTTACTATTATGGTTTTAAGCTTTATTGTGTATTTTGCAAGTGTGATTATGGGTAGTGGGATTGCTGCCTTTAATGCTTTTGGAAGACTTGCTCCAGATATTGCTCAAAAACTAGGGATTAATCCTATCTCGCTAGCTTTGCCACTTGAGATTGCTTCTTGTTTAGGGCGTGCTGCCTCGCCGATATCGGGTGGAATTTTAGCCTTGGCAGGTTTTGCAAAATTAGATCCTATAGCCATTGTTAAAAGATCTACTCCTATGTTGCTTGTAGGAATGGCTTTAAATATCCTAATAGCTTGGTATTTTGCATAA
- the coaE gene encoding dephospho-CoA kinase (Dephospho-CoA kinase (CoaE) performs the final step in coenzyme A biosynthesis.), with translation MQNAYFVTSSIAGGKSSFIKIVQNLGFDTLSADVIAHELLNENANSIAKLFNDDDLIIAGKIDRKKLGAIVFNDLNAKKKLEDFLHPKIKEVILRKAQILDKKNKAFFIELPLFFENNHYQNLGKSILIYAPKELLLQRLMQRDNLDEKEALKRINLQLDIEEKLKKADFVIKNISSYENFEKNVLNFLKHTF, from the coding sequence ATGCAAAATGCTTATTTTGTAACTTCAAGCATAGCAGGTGGAAAGTCAAGCTTTATAAAAATAGTTCAAAATTTGGGTTTTGATACTTTAAGCGCAGATGTGATAGCTCATGAGCTTTTAAATGAAAATGCAAATTCCATAGCTAAGCTTTTTAACGATGATGATTTAATCATAGCAGGAAAAATAGATAGAAAAAAACTTGGTGCTATTGTATTTAATGATTTAAATGCTAAAAAAAAGCTAGAAGATTTTTTACATCCTAAAATCAAAGAAGTGATTTTACGAAAAGCCCAAATTTTAGATAAAAAAAACAAAGCTTTTTTTATAGAGCTACCTTTATTTTTTGAAAACAATCACTATCAAAATTTAGGAAAAAGCATATTGATTTATGCTCCAAAAGAACTTTTACTTCAAAGATTAATGCAAAGAGATAATTTAGATGAGAAAGAAGCTTTAAAAAGGATAAATTTACAACTTGACATAGAGGAAAAATTAAAAAAAGCAGATTTTGTGATAAAAAATATTTCAAGTTATGAAAATTTTGAGAAAAATGTGCTAAATTTTTTAAAACACACTTTTTAA
- a CDS encoding phosphoethanolamine transferase — MRLKLSWTKFTLLNTIFIMAFNFPLFEFVYEKIDQNTMLFGVFFGIYFFLVLSILSLVYFPYISKILSVFLLSTCAICSYFVSNYGVLIDDHMIQNVIETDNREFFSYFNFSFALYILAFVIFPSLLVIFIKIDYQGYFFKKSVLFLTSLVFCFALVALSSKTLLPFLRSHNIVRMYNLPFYPIYSSIEFTKKKLAGKKELTIISDDASLKDTNTTKLMILVIGETARASNYSLGTYKTNDTNFYTKNEPNLVYFSDVSSCGTATARSLPCMFSRHKRTTFDNSLYEENALDVLQKVGVKSVWFGNNSGGCKGNCDRIKHKLIAKDYDESLLEFVEQELKDTGSNKIIVVHLQGSHGPTYYKRYPNAFKKFMPTCDTNELNTCSHEQIINTYDNTLLYTDFIIKSLIDMLKQNPNKEASLLYLSDHGESLGENGIYLHGMPYLIAPKDQKHIPMIFWSKDNKLSQDLQSKKDYKLSQDNLFSSLLGYFGVNSKEYEANYDIFSKNLKENP, encoded by the coding sequence ATGCGTTTAAAGCTTTCATGGACAAAATTTACCTTACTTAATACGATTTTTATCATGGCGTTTAATTTCCCATTGTTTGAATTTGTATATGAAAAGATAGATCAAAACACTATGCTTTTTGGTGTGTTTTTTGGAATTTATTTTTTCTTGGTTTTGAGTATTTTGTCTTTGGTGTATTTTCCCTACATTAGCAAAATTTTAAGTGTATTTTTACTTAGTACTTGTGCTATTTGTAGTTATTTTGTTAGTAATTATGGGGTTTTAATCGATGATCATATGATACAAAATGTCATTGAAACAGATAATAGAGAATTTTTTTCTTATTTTAATTTTTCCTTTGCTTTATATATTTTAGCCTTTGTGATTTTTCCTAGTTTGCTTGTGATTTTTATTAAGATTGATTATCAAGGATATTTTTTCAAAAAAAGTGTATTGTTTTTAACTTCTTTAGTATTTTGCTTTGCTTTGGTAGCTCTTAGCTCAAAGACACTTCTACCTTTTTTAAGATCACATAATATCGTTAGAATGTATAATCTACCTTTTTACCCAATATACTCAAGCATAGAATTTACAAAGAAAAAACTAGCAGGTAAAAAAGAACTAACTATCATTTCAGATGATGCAAGTTTAAAAGATACCAATACAACTAAGCTTATGATTTTAGTCATAGGTGAAACCGCTAGGGCGAGTAATTATTCTTTAGGTACTTATAAGACTAATGATACGAATTTTTATACTAAAAACGAGCCAAATTTAGTGTATTTTAGCGATGTAAGCTCATGTGGGACTGCTACTGCAAGAAGTTTACCTTGTATGTTTTCAAGACATAAAAGAACTACTTTTGATAATAGCCTTTATGAAGAAAATGCTCTAGATGTTTTACAAAAAGTTGGAGTAAAAAGTGTATGGTTTGGCAACAACTCAGGAGGTTGTAAAGGAAATTGTGATCGTATAAAACACAAACTCATTGCAAAAGACTATGATGAGAGTTTATTAGAATTTGTCGAGCAAGAGTTAAAAGATACAGGCTCAAACAAAATCATCGTTGTACATTTACAAGGCTCACATGGGCCAACTTACTATAAACGCTATCCAAATGCATTTAAAAAATTTATGCCAACATGTGATACAAACGAGCTAAATACCTGCTCCCACGAACAAATCATAAACACATATGATAATACTTTACTTTATACAGACTTTATTATAAAAAGCCTTATAGATATGCTTAAGCAAAATCCTAACAAAGAAGCTTCTTTGCTTTATTTATCAGATCATGGGGAGAGTTTAGGTGAAAATGGGATTTATCTTCATGGTATGCCTTATTTAATAGCACCAAAAGATCAAAAGCATATACCGATGATATTTTGGAGTAAAGATAATAAATTAAGCCAAGATTTACAAAGTAAAAAAGACTATAAACTTTCTCAAGATAATCTTTTTTCAAGCTTGCTGGGGTATTTTGGTGTAAATAGCAAAGAATATGAGGCAAATTATGATATATTTAGCAAAAATTTAAAGGAAAATCCTTAA
- the nrdG gene encoding anaerobic ribonucleoside-triphosphate reductase activating protein produces MQELSTIFLRLAGVIKESIVDGYGLRYVIFTQGCPHKCKACHNPQTHDFNKGYLQDLASLYDEICKNPLLQGVTFSGGEPFMQAKNLSILAKHIKTLGLDLTIYTGFTYEELLQEKPKKELLILADVLIDGKFILEQKDLSLKFKGSKNQRIIDVAKSLDQGKVILFEK; encoded by the coding sequence ATGCAAGAATTAAGCACGATTTTTCTTAGATTAGCTGGTGTTATAAAAGAATCCATAGTCGATGGCTATGGTTTGCGTTATGTGATTTTTACTCAAGGATGCCCTCATAAATGCAAAGCTTGTCATAATCCACAAACGCACGATTTTAACAAAGGATATTTGCAAGATTTAGCAAGTTTGTATGATGAGATTTGTAAAAATCCTTTGCTTCAAGGTGTTACTTTTAGTGGCGGAGAGCCTTTTATGCAAGCAAAAAATTTAAGCATTTTAGCAAAGCACATTAAGACTTTAGGGCTTGATCTTACTATATATACAGGTTTTACTTATGAAGAGTTGTTGCAAGAAAAACCAAAGAAAGAATTACTTATCTTAGCTGATGTTTTAATCGATGGGAAGTTTATTTTAGAGCAAAAAGACTTATCTTTAAAATTTAAAGGTAGTAAAAACCAACGCATTATCGATGTAGCAAAAAGCTTAGATCAAGGCAAAGTAATACTTTTTGAAAAATAA
- the purM gene encoding phosphoribosylformylglycinamidine cyclo-ligase: MNISYEDAGVSIDNGNAFVEAIKPLVKETFNKNVLGGIGSFSGAFAMPSGFKNPVMLAATDGVGTKLRLAIDSQKFDTIGEDLVAMCVNDLICNFATPLFFLDYYASAKLDVEVAKKVVAGIANGCKKANCALIGGETAEMPGMYHSNDFDLAGFSVGMAEKDEIDRRNFVKNGDILLALPSSGLHSNGYSLARKVLFEAQKLKFDDKIDGKNLIDILLEPTRIYVKDFLKLKPFINALAHITGGGLVENLPRVFPRGIGAIIRKHHLKTPEIFYQIGQSVEEAEMYRSFNMGVGLVMVVDPSNVGKVLESSDAYVIGEVVLNEGVVLE, encoded by the coding sequence ATGAATATAAGCTATGAAGATGCGGGCGTAAGTATAGACAATGGCAATGCTTTTGTGGAGGCAATCAAGCCTTTAGTAAAAGAAACTTTTAATAAAAATGTTTTAGGTGGCATAGGCTCTTTTTCAGGTGCTTTTGCTATGCCAAGCGGTTTTAAAAATCCTGTTATGTTGGCAGCAACTGATGGAGTGGGTACGAAGTTGCGCCTTGCTATTGATAGTCAAAAATTTGACACTATAGGCGAGGACTTAGTAGCAATGTGTGTGAATGATTTGATTTGTAATTTTGCTACGCCTTTGTTTTTTTTAGATTACTATGCAAGTGCAAAATTAGATGTAGAAGTAGCTAAAAAAGTTGTAGCAGGGATTGCTAATGGTTGTAAAAAAGCAAATTGTGCCTTAATAGGCGGAGAAACCGCTGAAATGCCTGGAATGTATCATAGCAATGACTTTGATTTAGCAGGTTTTTCAGTGGGTATGGCTGAAAAAGATGAGATAGATAGAAGAAATTTTGTAAAAAATGGAGATATCTTGCTAGCACTTCCTAGCAGTGGGCTTCATTCTAATGGGTATTCTTTAGCTAGAAAAGTATTATTTGAAGCACAAAAGCTTAAGTTTGATGATAAAATAGATGGTAAAAATTTAATCGATATTTTACTTGAACCTACAAGAATTTATGTAAAAGACTTTTTAAAATTAAAACCATTTATCAATGCACTAGCTCATATCACTGGCGGTGGTTTAGTAGAAAATTTACCTAGAGTTTTCCCAAGAGGAATAGGTGCTATCATTAGAAAACATCATTTAAAAACTCCTGAAATTTTTTACCAAATAGGCCAAAGTGTAGAAGAAGCTGAAATGTATAGAAGCTTTAATATGGGTGTGGGTTTAGTTATGGTAGTAGATCCATCTAATGTAGGAAAAGTTTTAGAAAGCTCAGATGCTTATGTAATAGGCGAAGTTGTGCTAAATGAAGGGGTTGTTTTAGAGTGA
- a CDS encoding diacylglycerol kinase, protein MKPKYSLLKNASYALSGVKFLLKDEMAFRIEFAIILPLIFTSLFLPVSFLEHFVLVFVLVLILIVEALNSAIEACVDLCTNEFHILAKKAKDCASAGVFFSVVLAIITWSFILFDLVREWMIK, encoded by the coding sequence ATGAAACCAAAATACTCTTTACTTAAAAACGCTTCTTACGCACTTAGCGGGGTTAAATTTTTGCTAAAAGATGAAATGGCTTTTAGGATAGAATTTGCCATTATTTTACCTTTGATTTTTACAAGCTTATTTCTACCTGTGAGTTTTTTAGAGCATTTTGTACTTGTATTTGTTTTGGTATTAATTTTAATCGTAGAAGCGCTAAATTCAGCCATAGAAGCTTGCGTAGATCTTTGCACAAATGAATTTCACATCTTAGCTAAAAAGGCAAAAGATTGTGCGAGTGCTGGAGTATTTTTTAGTGTGGTTTTGGCTATAATTACTTGGAGTTTTATTCTTTTTGATTTGGTTAGAGAATGGATGATAAAGTAA
- a CDS encoding exodeoxyribonuclease III, whose translation MKLLSWNVNGLRAICDKNALDWIEKENIDFIGFQEIKAHEEKFPKRIYEYDFKHMYFNSAKRAGYSGVMSLLNFDCETKKCEFFDDDEGRVLEHRFKNIALFNIYFPNGQKDEERLSFKMKFYNDFLVYLDKLLKEGKEIIICGDVNTAHREIDLTHPKANEKTSGFLPIERAWIDDLLELGFVDTFRYVNGDIKEKYSWWSYRMKARERNVGWRIDYFFISNGLKDKLKNAFIRDDIFGSDHAPVGIEIDI comes from the coding sequence ATGAAATTATTATCATGGAATGTAAATGGCCTAAGGGCAATTTGTGATAAAAATGCACTTGATTGGATAGAAAAAGAAAATATAGATTTTATAGGCTTTCAAGAAATCAAAGCACACGAAGAAAAATTTCCAAAAAGAATTTATGAATATGATTTTAAACATATGTATTTTAATAGTGCTAAAAGAGCGGGATATTCAGGCGTAATGAGCCTTTTAAATTTTGATTGTGAAACTAAAAAATGTGAATTTTTTGATGATGATGAAGGTAGGGTTTTAGAGCATAGATTTAAAAATATAGCTTTGTTTAATATATATTTTCCAAATGGTCAAAAAGATGAAGAGCGATTAAGTTTTAAAATGAAATTTTACAATGATTTTTTAGTGTATTTGGACAAACTTTTAAAAGAAGGCAAAGAAATTATTATATGTGGAGATGTAAATACAGCTCACCGTGAGATAGATTTAACTCATCCAAAAGCAAATGAAAAAACTTCAGGATTTTTGCCGATTGAGCGTGCTTGGATAGATGATCTTTTAGAGCTTGGATTTGTTGATACTTTTAGATATGTAAATGGCGATATTAAAGAAAAATATTCGTGGTGGAGCTATAGAATGAAGGCAAGAGAAAGAAATGTAGGCTGGAGGATTGATTATTTTTTCATCTCTAATGGTTTAAAAGATAAGCTTAAAAATGCTTTTATAAGAGATGATATTTTTGGTTCTGATCACGCTCCTGTAGGAATAGAAATAGATATTTAA
- a CDS encoding anaerobic ribonucleoside triphosphate reductase, translating to MKIKFIIKRDKSQVAFDIFKIKNAIFKANINSTDEKLNKDFLDKLCDEVVALLDEKHTQVEQIQDKVEEVLIKNTLVNTAKSYILYRQKRTQIRNGSCDLLSLYDDLTFKDSKEADLKRENANINSDSAMGMMLKYGSEGAKYYVDECILPKHIANAHKNGDIHIHDKDFYMLTQTCCQIDLLKLFEKGFGTGHGSLREPNDIRSYASLACIALQANQNEMHGGQSIPNFDFAMVKGVAKTFQKEYKKAINAFFEIKLEQSLDEQCFKNANFQVSSEKECFKELLKLDLNSDENFLKQANAYAYKRALKQTQDATFQAMEALIHNLNTMNSRAGAQVPFSTLNYGTDTSFEGQMVIENLLKATMRGLGNGETPIFPVQIFKVKEGVNYNETDPNYKLFKLAIECASKRLFPNFSFLDASFNAKYYKKGDYNSEVAYMGCRTRVMANVYDESKEITSGRGNLSFTSINLVRLAIEAKGNLELFYSLLKEKLELVYEQLLHRYKIQSLKKVKNFPFLMGEGVWIDSDTLKENDSVEKVIAHGTLAIGYIGLCESLIALIGSHHGQSQEARELGLQIVRFMREFVDEKARKDKLNFSLIATPAEGLSGRFLKLDQKKYGILKGITDKEFYTNSFHIPVDFPINIYEKIQIEAPYHELNNGGHITYVELNGDVSKNLESFERIIKCMKESNIGYGSINFPLDRDPVCGYSGVIDEFCPKCHREEDDIKFERIRRITGYLVGTLDRFNDAKKAEVHARIKHDFS from the coding sequence ATGAAAATAAAATTTATTATAAAAAGAGATAAGAGTCAAGTTGCATTTGATATTTTTAAAATCAAAAATGCTATTTTCAAAGCTAATATAAACTCCACAGATGAAAAATTAAACAAAGATTTTTTAGATAAGCTTTGTGATGAGGTTGTAGCTTTGCTTGATGAAAAGCACACACAAGTAGAGCAAATTCAAGATAAAGTTGAAGAAGTTTTAATCAAAAATACCTTAGTCAATACTGCAAAATCTTATATTTTATACCGTCAAAAAAGAACACAAATTCGCAATGGTAGTTGTGATTTACTTAGTTTGTATGATGATTTAACTTTTAAAGATTCTAAAGAAGCTGATTTAAAAAGAGAAAATGCAAATATTAATTCAGATAGCGCTATGGGTATGATGTTAAAATATGGCTCAGAAGGCGCAAAATACTATGTAGATGAGTGTATTTTGCCAAAACATATCGCAAATGCACACAAAAACGGCGATATACACATACACGATAAAGACTTTTATATGCTAACACAAACTTGCTGTCAAATAGACTTATTAAAGCTTTTTGAAAAGGGTTTTGGCACGGGACATGGAAGCTTGCGTGAGCCAAACGATATTAGATCTTACGCTTCTTTAGCTTGTATTGCCTTGCAGGCTAATCAAAATGAGATGCATGGGGGTCAATCTATACCCAATTTTGATTTTGCTATGGTAAAAGGCGTGGCAAAGACTTTTCAAAAAGAGTATAAAAAGGCTATAAATGCTTTTTTTGAAATAAAATTAGAGCAAAGTTTGGATGAGCAATGCTTTAAAAATGCTAATTTTCAAGTTTCAAGCGAAAAAGAATGCTTCAAAGAGCTTTTAAAGCTTGATTTAAATAGCGATGAGAATTTTTTAAAACAAGCAAACGCTTATGCTTATAAAAGAGCATTAAAGCAAACTCAAGATGCGACTTTTCAAGCTATGGAAGCTTTAATACATAATCTTAATACTATGAACTCAAGAGCAGGAGCCCAAGTGCCTTTTAGCACGCTAAATTATGGCACTGATACATCTTTTGAAGGGCAAATGGTGATAGAAAATTTACTAAAAGCTACGATGAGAGGTTTGGGAAATGGCGAAACGCCAATTTTTCCTGTGCAAATTTTTAAAGTAAAAGAGGGTGTTAATTATAATGAAACAGATCCAAACTATAAGCTTTTTAAGCTTGCCATAGAATGCGCTTCTAAAAGACTTTTTCCAAATTTTAGCTTTTTAGATGCAAGTTTTAATGCAAAATACTATAAAAAGGGCGATTATAATAGCGAAGTAGCTTATATGGGTTGTAGAACTAGGGTTATGGCAAATGTTTATGATGAGAGCAAAGAAATCACAAGTGGCAGGGGAAATTTAAGCTTTACAAGTATAAACCTTGTGCGTTTAGCCATAGAAGCCAAAGGAAATTTAGAGCTTTTTTACTCACTTTTAAAAGAAAAATTAGAGCTTGTGTATGAGCAATTACTTCATAGATACAAAATTCAAAGTCTAAAAAAGGTTAAAAATTTCCCATTTTTAATGGGCGAGGGAGTTTGGATAGATTCAGATACTTTAAAAGAAAATGATAGCGTAGAAAAAGTTATTGCACACGGGACTTTGGCTATAGGTTATATAGGACTTTGTGAGAGTTTAATAGCTTTGATAGGTTCTCATCATGGACAAAGTCAAGAAGCAAGGGAGCTTGGCTTGCAAATCGTGCGTTTTATGCGTGAATTTGTCGATGAAAAAGCGCGTAAAGATAAACTGAATTTTTCACTCATAGCTACTCCAGCTGAGGGTTTAAGTGGAAGGTTTTTAAAGCTAGATCAAAAAAAATACGGCATTTTAAAAGGCATAACTGATAAAGAATTTTATACTAATTCCTTTCATATTCCTGTGGATTTTCCTATCAATATCTATGAAAAAATTCAAATAGAAGCCCCATATCATGAGTTAAATAATGGTGGGCATATTACTTATGTAGAATTAAATGGCGATGTAAGTAAGAATTTAGAAAGTTTTGAACGCATTATAAAATGCATGAAAGAAAGCAATATAGGCTATGGCTCGATTAATTTCCCACTAGATAGGGATCCAGTTTGTGGCTATAGTGGCGTGATAGATGAGTTTTGTCCAAAGTGTCATAGAGAAGAAGATGATATTAAATTTGAGCGCATCAGAAGAATCACGGGTTATTTAGTAGGAACGCTTGATCGTTTTAATGATGCTAAAAAAGCTGAAGTTCATGCAAGAATTAAGCACGATTTTTCTTAG